From Xiphophorus couchianus chromosome 23, X_couchianus-1.0, whole genome shotgun sequence, one genomic window encodes:
- the ccdc85b gene encoding coiled-coil domain-containing protein 85B, with translation MGSEGEIITRELSKISDEDLLACSKEELVSRLRKEESEKISALIQRGRLIKEVNKQLQGHLLEIRELKVINQRLQEENTELRDLCCFLDDDRLKVKKLAREWQLFGHHAAKVMREDLGGYLKKLADLERMQDGLVKENLDLKELCLVLEEECVSRSDSSPGGSTELNLPCMVARDLGDGSSSTGSVGSPDQLHLVCSPDD, from the coding sequence ATGGGCAGTGAAGGTGAGATCATAACCAGAGAGCTGTCAAAGATCTCTGATGAGGATTTGCTGGCCTGCTCCAAAGAGGAGCTGGTGAGCCGGTTGCGTAAGGAGGAGTCAGAAAAGATCTCCGCTCTGATCCAGCGAGGCAGGCTCATCAAGGAGGTCAACAAGCAGCTGCAGGGCCACCTCCTGGAAATCAGGGAACTAAAAGTCATCAACCAGCGCCTGCAGGAGGAGAACACTGAGCTGCGGGACCTCTGCTGCTTCCTGGACGACGACAGGCTCAAGGTGAAGAAGTTGGCCAGGGAGTGGCAGCTGTTTGGCCACCACGCCGCCAAAGTGATGCGGGAGGACCTGGGCGGCTACCTGAAGAAGCTCGCTGACCTGGAGCGCATGCAGGACGGGCTGGTGAAGGAGAACCTGGACCTGAAGGAGCTGTGCCTGGTGCTGGAGGAGGAGTGTGTGAGCAGGAGCGACTCCAGCCCCGGCGGCTCCACGGAGCTCAACCTACCCTGCATGGTGGCCCGGGACTTGGGGGACGGAAGCTCCAGCACGGGCAGCGTGGGGAGCCCAGACCAGCTCCACCTGGTGTGCTCACCTGACGACTGA
- the fosl1a gene encoding fos-related antigen 1a: protein MYRNFESQGRGNPVYGGNLSGSNSASLGSTSTSTTQQEQKFTMAGSSHFVPSLNAITTNQDLQWLVQPSLMHPPGPSRSPVPPYPSIVGTRPMGPPLSQSHLIRPGVIRAAANTPPSTRRRNDEQLSLEELERRRIRRERNKMAAAKCRNRRRELTDSLQNETDQLEDEKSRLQKEIAELQKEKEKLELVLEAHRPICKIDDSDSDSDDTPSLSSLGAIKLEPEESIIPRPFTKKAEKPKPKIIIPAKPVASTASVVASESESLHTPVLISTPSLLSFSAGMVFTYPSSTSDAAAPAVSHQALHPQAQQPCGVAHRRSSSSGDQSDHSLHSPTILTL from the exons ATGTATCGAAACTTCGAGAGTCAAGGGAGAGGCAACCCGGTGTACGGAGGCAACCTGTCCGGGTCAAACTCCGCATCACTGGGAAGCACCAGCACTTCCACCACACAGCAGGAGCAG aAATTTACAATGGCAGGCAGCAGCCACTTTGTCCCAAGCCTGAATGCCATCACGACAAACCAGGACCTCCAGTGGCTGGTCCAGCCCTCGCTCATGCATCCTCCAGGACCTTCGCGCTCACCAGTACCGCCCTACCCATCCATCGTGGGGACCCGGCCAATGGGTCCGCCGCTTTCCCAGTCCCATCTCATCAGACCCGGGGTCATAAGGGCAGCTGCTAATACCCCACCGTCCACAAGGCGCAGGAATGATGAGCAG TTGTCACTTGAAGAACTGGAAAGACGCAGGATCAGAAGGGAAAGGAATAAAATGGCAGCAGCAAAATGTCGCAATCGCCGCCGTGAGCTGACTGACTCATTACAAAAT GAAACCGATCAGCTGGAGGACGAGAAGTCACGTCTGCAGAAAGAAATAGCTGAACtgcagaaggagaaggagaagctCGAGTTGGTCCTGGAAGCCCACCGTCCCATCTGCAAAATAGACGACTCTGACTCCGATTCTGATGACACGCCTTCACTTTCCTCTTTGGGAGCCATCAAACTGGAACCAGAGGAATCCATCATTCCGCGACCCTTCACAAAAAAGGCAGAGAAGCCCAAACCGAAGATAATAATCCCGGCCAAACCGGTGGCGTCCACCGCCTCGGTCGTCGCCTCCGAGTCCGAGTCGCTCCACACCCCGGTCCTCATATCGACGCCGTCCCTGCTGTCCTTCTCCGCCGGCATGGTTTTCACGTATCCGTCCTCCACGTCAGATGCAGCAGCGCCCGCCGTGTCCCATCAGGCCTTGCACCCTCAGGCCCAGCAGCCCTGCGGAGTCGCCCATcggcgcagcagcagcagtggcgACCAGTCGGATCACTCCCTGCACTCGCCGACCATTCTCACCCTGTGA
- the fibpa gene encoding fibroblast growth factor (acidic) intracellular binding protein a — MAVELDVFVGNTTIMDEEVYQLWLDGYTVNDAVKVRMAGGMLDECEANQDVLLSDTMDQYRTFQMCERLLQSPAKLANQLLFQIPPHRQTMLIERYYAFDDVFVREVLGKKLSKGTKKDLDDIGAKTGVTLKSCRRQFDNFKRVFKVVEELKGPLVENIRQHFLLSDKLARDYAAIVFFANNRFETGKKKLQYLTFQDFAFCAGQLINNWTVGAVDNTVEDMDVDLDKEFLQELKELKILITDKDLLDQHKSLVCTALRGKTKAFAEMEANFKNLSRGLVNIATKLTNTKDVRDFFIDLVEKFIEPCRSDRWTSADIKLYLTHYTNSAHILDSFKHQAVWDRYMGVIKSCIYKMYHD; from the exons ATGGCCGTAGAGCTTGATGTGTTCGTTGGTAACACCACCATCATGGATGAGGAGGTTTACCAGCTCTGGCTGGATGGATACACAG TGAATGATGCTGTGAAGGTGCGCATGGCGGGAGGCATGCTGGACGAGTGTGAAGCAAACCAGGATGTTCTCCTGAGTGACACCATGGACCAGTACAGGACTTTCCAGATGTGTGAGCGTCTGCTGCAGAGTCCGGCCAAACTCGCAAACCAGCTGCTCTTCCAGATCCCCCCTCACCGGCAAACCATGCTCATAGAGAG gtATTATGCCTTTGATGATGTGTTTGTGCGTGAGGTCTTAGGAAAAAAACTCTCCAAAGGAACAAAGAAAGACTTGGACGATATCGGTGCCAAGACAGGTGTGACTCTGAAAAGCTGCAGACGACAG TTTGACAACTTCAAACGTGTTTTCAAAGTTGTGGAAGAGCTGAAGGGACCCCTGGTGGAGAACATACGTCAGCATTTCCTTCTCTCTGACAAACTCGCAAG GGATTACGCTGCCATTGTTTTCTTTGCCAACAACCGCTTTGAGACGGGGAAGAAAAAGCTGCAGTATCTGACCTTCCAGGACTTTGCTTTCTGCGCCGGGCAGCTTATCAACAACTGGACAGTTGGGGCCGTTG ACAACACGGTGGAAGACATGGACGTCGACCTGGACAAGGAGTTTTTACAGGAGCTGAAAGAGCTGAAGATTTTAATCACCGACAAAGATCTGCTGGATCAACACAAAAG tttggTCTGCACGGCTCTCAGAGGAAAAACGAAAGCTTTCGCAGAGATGGAAGCTAATTTTAAA AATCTTTCCAGAGGTCTCGTCAACATTGCCACAAAGTTAACAAACACCAAAGATGTCAGAGATTTCTTCATCGATCTTGTAGAGAAG tttaTTGAGCCGTGCCGTTCAGACCGATGGACATCTGCAGACATAAAGCTCTACCTCACCCACTACACAAACTCGGCACACATTCTGGACTCATTCAA ACACCAGGCTGTGTGGGACAGATATATGGGCGTGATCAAAAGCTGCATCTACAAAATGTATCACGACTGA